ACCGGCAAGCGCATGGAGACCGTCGACGACGAGTTCCTCGAGGCAGGCACGCAGTGGATCCGTCAGCGGCACGCCGACGGCGCTCCCTGGTTCATGTGGTTCAACACGACGCACATGCACCTGTACACCCACGTGAAGCCCGAGAGCCGCGGCCAGGCGGGCCGGTGGCAGTCCGCCTACCACGACACGATGATCGACCACGACAAGGTGGTGGGCTCCATGCTGAACCTGCTGGACGAGTTGGGCATCGCCGACAACACCATCGTCATCTACAGCACGGACAACGGGCCGCACATGAACTCGTGGCCCGACGGCGGCATGACGCCGTTCCGCAGCGAGAAGGACACCAACTGGGAGGGCGCCTACCGGGTGCCGGCCTTCATCCGCTGGCCCGGACACATCCAGGCGGGCACGGTCTCCAATGAAATCGTGAGCCATCTCGACTGGCTGCCCACGCTCCTGGCCGCCGCCGGCGCTCCCGACATCAAGGACCGGCTGCTGAAGGGCCACAAGGCGGGCGCGAAGAAGTTCAAGGTGCACCTGGACGGCTACAACCTCCTGCCGTACCTGACGGGCCAGGAGCCGAAGTCCGCGCGCCAGGAGTTCTTCTATTTCTCCGACGACGGGGACCTGGTCGCCGTGCGCATGGACAACTGGAAGATGACCTTCCTGGAGCAGCGCGCCACGGGAACGCTCAAGGTCTGGGGAGAGCCCTTCACGGTGCTGCGCATGCCGAAGATCTTCAACCTGCGCACCGACCCCTTCGAGCGCGCGGACTTCACCTCGAACACCTACTACGACTGGTGCATCAAGCATGCCTTCCTGGCGGTGCCGACGCAGGCCATCGTCGGGAAGTTCCTGGAGTCCTTCAAGAGCTTCCCTCCCAGGCAGAAGGCCGCGAGCTTCACGGTCGACCAGGTGATGGACAAGCTCACCGCCGGCATCACCAGCCGGTAGGCGCCACCGCCGCGTCCGGGCGGGAGGGGAAGCCCTTTCCCCTCCCGTCTTCACGGTGCCGGAGCGAAGACGTCCTTCCAGTCCCGCTGGATGCTCACCAGGGTCCACCCGTTGGCCCGCGCCGCCTTCACGGAGGCCTCGTCCTTCTCCTGGTAGCTGAACTCACGCCGTGCATCGTCATGGTTGATCATGAGCTGGAGCGAGGGCCCCTCGCGGCCCTGCGAGTACTCCAGCATGGCGATGTCGCCCCCCGAGCGGACGTTGCCCGCCGCGAGCAGCGGGCGCCGGCCGATGTGCTGGTCGATGCCCACCGGCTTGCCTTCCTTGTCGTTGAGATGGTCCACCCGGGGCTCGCGCCACAGCTCCTTCCTGCCGCCGCGCGTCCCGTATTTCTCCTCCACGCTGCTGCCAATGACCCGCTCGGGAGGGATGCCGTACAGCTCCTCGGAGAAGACGCGCATG
The sequence above is drawn from the Pyxidicoccus trucidator genome and encodes:
- a CDS encoding arylsulfatase; amino-acid sequence: MAAKDNNKPNILVIFGDDIGMNNISAYSHGMMGYRTPNIDRLAREGMMFTDYYGEQSCTAGRAAFITGQSVFRTGLSKVGMPGAENGMRAEDPTIAELLKPLGYATAQFGKNHLGDRDEHLPTLHGFDEFFGNLYHLNAEEEPERYDYPSAKDFPEFRQKFGPRGVLRCRANPEGGQKIEDTGPLTGKRMETVDDEFLEAGTQWIRQRHADGAPWFMWFNTTHMHLYTHVKPESRGQAGRWQSAYHDTMIDHDKVVGSMLNLLDELGIADNTIVIYSTDNGPHMNSWPDGGMTPFRSEKDTNWEGAYRVPAFIRWPGHIQAGTVSNEIVSHLDWLPTLLAAAGAPDIKDRLLKGHKAGAKKFKVHLDGYNLLPYLTGQEPKSARQEFFYFSDDGDLVAVRMDNWKMTFLEQRATGTLKVWGEPFTVLRMPKIFNLRTDPFERADFTSNTYYDWCIKHAFLAVPTQAIVGKFLESFKSFPPRQKAASFTVDQVMDKLTAGITSR